In Sporosarcina psychrophila, a genomic segment contains:
- the zwf gene encoding glucose-6-phosphate dehydrogenase, giving the protein MQDMTFILFGATGDLAQRKLFPALYNLFLDGKMPDSISIVGLGRYYCSNEFFQSKVEKALRLYSRRTVQTSVLQDFLTKFRYFAFDATDRGSYLNLFELIKNRENELDIPENRLFYLSVAPKLVDVITSNLYTNGISQTLGWKRIIVEKPFGSDLKSAQQLNDTLSKAFNEKEIYRIDHYLGKSMVQSFETLVLANPALEALLDHKQIANVQITASETVGVETRADYYDQAGAIRDMVQNHLFQLVIMTALHLPREVTTKENEIKKMEIIESLRPILKDKVYLDVVRGQYESGAILDTPVAGYKEEPGVNDSSMNDTYFAARLYIDNPSWNGIPIYIRTGKRMDKKSTRIVFELKNKVEESNVLQTEEITPNLLTFEISPNESISLRVNMKNPSSNRFYPVYMNHSTNSKDQPEAYELLLFDAMLGNKSFFAHWKEVELSWKWIQPILEAFQEDMLPLYPYPAGSTGPEAANQLLQSNQFNWW; this is encoded by the coding sequence ATGCAAGACATGACTTTTATTTTATTTGGAGCAACGGGAGATTTAGCTCAACGAAAGCTATTTCCTGCTTTATATAATTTATTTCTCGATGGAAAAATGCCGGATTCTATCTCAATAGTCGGTTTAGGTAGATATTATTGTTCTAACGAATTTTTTCAATCTAAAGTGGAAAAAGCACTCCGGTTATATTCCAGAAGAACTGTTCAAACTTCTGTTTTGCAAGATTTCCTAACTAAGTTTCGCTACTTTGCATTTGATGCAACAGACCGTGGATCCTATCTGAATTTGTTCGAACTCATCAAAAACAGAGAAAACGAGTTAGATATACCAGAAAACCGACTTTTCTATTTGTCTGTCGCACCGAAGTTGGTTGATGTTATTACGTCAAATCTTTACACAAATGGTATAAGTCAAACTTTAGGTTGGAAGCGAATCATTGTTGAAAAACCGTTTGGAAGTGACCTGAAATCGGCACAGCAATTGAATGATACTTTGAGCAAGGCCTTCAACGAAAAAGAAATCTATAGAATCGACCACTATCTTGGAAAATCAATGGTCCAAAGTTTTGAAACCTTAGTACTAGCCAACCCAGCATTAGAAGCTTTATTAGATCATAAACAAATTGCTAATGTTCAAATCACAGCAAGTGAAACGGTTGGGGTAGAAACACGAGCTGATTATTATGATCAGGCTGGAGCCATACGTGATATGGTTCAGAACCACCTTTTTCAGTTAGTGATAATGACAGCACTGCATCTCCCCAGGGAAGTAACGACCAAAGAAAACGAAATTAAGAAAATGGAAATCATAGAATCTCTTCGACCAATTCTTAAAGATAAAGTTTACCTGGATGTTGTTCGTGGACAGTACGAATCTGGAGCGATTCTTGATACACCAGTTGCTGGCTATAAAGAGGAGCCCGGGGTGAATGACTCTTCAATGAATGATACTTATTTTGCAGCGCGTTTATATATTGATAATCCGTCTTGGAATGGAATCCCAATTTATATACGCACGGGGAAGCGGATGGATAAGAAGTCTACACGAATTGTCTTTGAGTTAAAGAATAAGGTAGAAGAATCAAATGTACTTCAAACTGAAGAGATAACTCCTAATTTATTAACATTCGAGATTAGTCCAAACGAAAGTATATCTTTAAGGGTGAATATGAAAAATCCTTCTAGTAACCGTTTTTATCCTGTTTATATGAACCACTCGACCAATTCTAAAGACCAACCAGAAGCATATGAACTACTTCTATTTGATGCAATGCTCGGTAATAAATCATTCTTTGCCCATTGGAAAGAAGTCGAATTATCATGGAAATGGATCCAACCGATTTTGGAGGCATTTCAGGAGGATATGTTGCCTTTATATCCTTACCCTGCTGGCTCTACAGGTCCAGAAGCAGCCAATCAACTATTGCAATCCAATCAATTTAATTGGTGGTAA
- the hxlA gene encoding 3-hexulose-6-phosphate synthase translates to MKLQLALDLVNIPEAIELIKEVEEYIDIVEIGTPVINKEGLKAVAEVKAAYPNLEVLADLKIMDAAGYEVGNASAAGADIITILAQAEDSSIKGAVEAAKKIGKKILVDMIAVKDIKTRAAELDLMGVDYICVHTGYDLQAEGKDSFADLRTIKSIVKNAKTAIAGGIKLETLPEVIKAQPDLIIVGGGITSKDDKKAEAAQIQKLIKEGVMV, encoded by the coding sequence ATGAAATTACAATTAGCATTAGATCTTGTTAACATCCCAGAGGCCATCGAACTTATTAAAGAAGTAGAGGAATATATCGATATCGTTGAAATCGGTACGCCAGTTATAAACAAAGAAGGACTAAAAGCAGTTGCAGAAGTAAAAGCTGCATATCCTAACCTAGAAGTTCTTGCAGACCTTAAAATCATGGATGCTGCAGGTTATGAAGTAGGTAATGCTTCTGCTGCAGGCGCTGACATTATTACTATTCTTGCGCAAGCAGAAGATTCATCTATTAAAGGTGCTGTTGAAGCAGCAAAAAAAATCGGTAAAAAAATATTGGTCGATATGATTGCAGTAAAAGACATTAAAACACGTGCTGCAGAGCTTGATTTGATGGGCGTAGATTATATCTGTGTACACACAGGCTATGATTTGCAAGCAGAAGGTAAAGATTCATTCGCAGACCTACGCACAATTAAAAGCATTGTAAAAAATGCTAAAACTGCTATTGCTGGTGGTATTAAGCTTGAGACATTACCAGAAGTGATTAAAGCACAACCAGATCTAATCATTGTTGGTGGTGGAATCACAAGTAAAGACGACAAAAAAGCAGAAGCTGCACAAATTCAAAAGCTAATTAAAGAAGGCGTGATGGTATAA
- the hxlB gene encoding 6-phospho-3-hexuloisomerase: protein MNTTSYADEILAELKRTINLINSEEAEKLVEGILCAKKVFVAGGGRSGFMAKAFVMRMMHVGLDSYIVGETVTPNLEPDDIFIVGSGSGETQSLAAMTKKAKSIGATVVAVTINPDSTIGKLADIKIEIPAQAKGEGNSGKSIQPMGSLFEQSLLLFYDAVILRFMEKKELNSEVMYGRHANLE, encoded by the coding sequence ATGAACACCACAAGTTACGCAGATGAAATTTTGGCTGAGCTAAAGCGAACCATTAATCTAATTAATAGTGAAGAAGCCGAAAAATTAGTAGAAGGAATTTTATGTGCGAAAAAGGTATTTGTTGCAGGTGGGGGTCGATCTGGATTCATGGCTAAGGCATTCGTAATGCGAATGATGCACGTAGGTCTTGATTCGTATATTGTAGGCGAAACGGTAACTCCGAATCTAGAACCAGATGATATTTTCATTGTCGGTTCTGGATCCGGTGAGACCCAAAGTTTGGCTGCAATGACTAAAAAAGCGAAGAGCATTGGTGCAACAGTGGTAGCTGTTACCATTAATCCTGATTCTACAATTGGGAAGTTGGCAGATATTAAAATTGAAATACCCGCCCAAGCAAAAGGGGAAGGCAATAGTGGGAAGTCAATCCAACCGATGGGATCACTGTTCGAGCAATCGCTTCTCTTATTTTATGATGCAGTTATTTTGAGATTTATGGAGAAAAAAGAATTGAATTCTGAAGTGATGTATGGACGACATGCTAATTTGGAATGA
- a CDS encoding winged helix-turn-helix transcriptional regulator: protein MPNLGEKAFNCEKELTLAIIGGKWKMLVLWHLGKEGTKRFGELKTLIPGITQRMLVNQLRELEDHLIVHREVYAVVPPKVEYSLTEHGRSLMPILETMYEWGKDYMENVLEVKTDDL, encoded by the coding sequence ATGCCGAACTTAGGGGAGAAAGCGTTTAATTGTGAAAAAGAATTGACGCTTGCTATTATTGGCGGCAAGTGGAAAATGCTTGTGTTATGGCATCTTGGCAAGGAAGGAACTAAACGCTTCGGTGAATTAAAGACCCTCATACCTGGTATCACCCAACGGATGCTTGTAAATCAATTGCGTGAACTTGAAGACCATTTGATTGTCCATCGCGAAGTATATGCTGTTGTTCCTCCAAAAGTTGAGTATTCACTTACTGAACATGGTAGAAGTCTTATGCCAATTCTAGAAACAATGTATGAATGGGGTAAAGATTATATGGAGAATGTCTTGGAAGTGAAAACTGACGACCTATAA
- a CDS encoding sulfatase-like hydrolase/transferase gives MDSYKRKYPYKKKQPNILFLMVDQERFPSVYETKELKEWRKENLVAQELLRKNGMEFYNHYAGSTACSPSRATLYTGQYPSLHGVTQTPGAAKGSFDPDVFWLDPNTVPTMGDYFRTAGYDTFWKGKWHASDEDILIPGTHNALPSYNPATGVPNKEQEKIYEKANRLENFGYSDWIGPEPHGADPRNSGSSAGIGTSGRDEVYAAETVKLIESLHEISKCTNNTTPWFIKCSFINPHDIALYGVLSAVSPNFNFEVDPTLPYIPPAPTVGESLFTKPSAQESYRVTYPKALQPIIDNNFYRQLYYSLQKKADNEMLKVLTALQNSSFYDNTIIVFTSDHGEQLGAHGGLYQKWYNMYEESIHVPLIIHNPTLFRGAKYTNMLTSHVDVLPTLLGLTGINVDLIRENLSKDHTEALPLVGRNLTPLFYGHERFFGANEPLYFMTDDDIFKGLHQTNAITGKPYKSVVEPNDIEAVITKLETGIDKSDEIWKFARYFDNPKFWTNPGSSDTVITEQNGCYVPITKTEPVPEQYELYNLTKDPLEKTNLADPAFATIESAIIQRVLTKVLEEQCRKKRLTPASGKVPGMPNCSKGE, from the coding sequence ATGGATTCCTACAAAAGAAAATATCCCTACAAGAAGAAACAACCCAACATTCTGTTCTTAATGGTTGATCAGGAACGCTTTCCATCGGTTTATGAAACAAAGGAATTGAAGGAATGGCGAAAAGAAAATTTAGTTGCGCAAGAATTACTACGGAAGAATGGTATGGAGTTTTATAATCATTATGCTGGGAGTACAGCCTGCTCACCAAGCCGGGCAACATTATATACTGGACAATATCCTTCGCTTCACGGCGTTACTCAAACGCCAGGTGCTGCTAAGGGATCATTTGACCCAGATGTATTTTGGCTTGATCCAAACACTGTTCCAACGATGGGGGATTACTTTCGAACAGCAGGATATGATACATTTTGGAAAGGGAAATGGCATGCATCAGACGAGGATATCTTAATCCCGGGCACGCATAATGCATTACCTAGCTATAATCCAGCAACTGGCGTTCCAAATAAAGAGCAAGAAAAAATATATGAAAAAGCGAACCGACTCGAAAACTTTGGATACTCCGATTGGATTGGACCGGAACCCCATGGCGCAGATCCTCGAAATTCCGGTTCGTCTGCGGGAATAGGCACAAGTGGGCGGGATGAAGTGTACGCTGCTGAAACAGTAAAGCTTATCGAATCCCTACATGAAATTTCAAAGTGTACGAATAACACGACACCTTGGTTTATAAAGTGCTCCTTCATAAACCCTCATGATATTGCGTTATATGGAGTGCTATCCGCAGTTTCCCCGAATTTCAATTTTGAAGTCGACCCAACTCTCCCATACATCCCACCGGCACCAACAGTAGGGGAATCATTGTTTACTAAACCATCTGCTCAGGAAAGCTATCGTGTTACGTATCCAAAAGCATTACAACCGATAATTGACAATAATTTTTATCGTCAATTGTATTACAGCTTACAAAAAAAGGCCGACAATGAAATGCTTAAGGTCCTAACGGCACTTCAAAACTCAAGTTTCTATGACAACACAATCATTGTATTCACGTCTGATCATGGAGAACAACTGGGAGCGCATGGCGGACTCTATCAAAAGTGGTATAATATGTATGAAGAATCGATTCATGTCCCATTAATCATTCATAATCCAACCCTATTCAGAGGAGCTAAATATACAAATATGCTAACAAGCCATGTCGACGTACTTCCAACATTGCTGGGACTAACGGGAATAAACGTAGACTTAATCCGTGAAAATCTTTCAAAAGATCACACCGAAGCACTTCCGTTAGTTGGTAGAAATTTGACTCCATTATTTTATGGGCATGAAAGGTTTTTTGGTGCAAATGAACCACTCTATTTCATGACAGATGATGATATATTCAAAGGTTTACATCAAACAAATGCAATCACGGGCAAACCCTATAAATCGGTTGTTGAACCGAATGACATCGAGGCGGTGATTACTAAGCTAGAAACTGGAATAGATAAGAGCGATGAGATATGGAAATTCGCCCGATATTTTGACAACCCAAAATTTTGGACGAATCCAGGATCTAGTGATACAGTCATAACTGAACAAAATGGTTGTTATGTGCCGATAACAAAAACAGAACCAGTTCCGGAGCAATATGAGCTCTACAATCTTACTAAGGATCCACTAGAAAAAACAAACCTTGCCGATCCAGCATTTGCAACAATCGAATCGGCTATTATTCAACGAGTGTTAACAAAGGTGCTTGAAGAGCAGTGCAGAAAAAAAAGACTGACGCCAGCGAGTGGGAAAGTTCCTGGCATGCCGAATTGCAGTAAGGGTGAATAA
- a CDS encoding YesL family protein, translating into MVGWEKFNRISYRMIELAYINLLWIFFTLVGLIAFGIFPATAAMFAVVRKLIRGEEKFKILPMFWTLFRTDFLKTNGFGLIFLVISYCFYFNFYFLQLNSGELQFLFPVLIFILISSIITLLFFFPVYVHFNLKFFQYIKQSFLIAITSPIEVITIGALAGGIYFVSTLFPGIIPLFTGSVFAYIATLISFKSFARIEKKIGALT; encoded by the coding sequence ATGGTTGGTTGGGAAAAATTTAATAGAATTTCTTATAGAATGATCGAGTTAGCTTATATTAATTTGCTTTGGATCTTTTTTACATTAGTTGGCTTAATCGCTTTCGGTATCTTTCCAGCTACAGCTGCCATGTTTGCAGTTGTCCGTAAATTAATTCGAGGTGAAGAGAAATTCAAAATACTTCCTATGTTTTGGACTTTATTTCGGACTGACTTTTTAAAGACAAATGGTTTTGGACTTATTTTTCTAGTCATTAGCTACTGCTTTTATTTCAATTTTTATTTCTTACAGTTAAATAGTGGTGAATTACAGTTTTTATTCCCCGTACTAATTTTCATACTTATTTCAAGCATCATCACATTACTATTTTTCTTCCCAGTCTATGTACATTTCAACTTAAAGTTCTTTCAATACATCAAACAGTCTTTCTTAATCGCAATTACATCTCCGATTGAAGTCATCACTATTGGCGCTTTAGCTGGTGGTATCTACTTTGTCTCTACACTTTTCCCTGGGATTATCCCACTATTTACTGGTAGCGTATTTGCATATATAGCTACACTAATAAGTTTCAAATCATTTGCTCGAATAGAGAAGAAGATAGGAGCACTAACTTAA
- a CDS encoding sugar ABC transporter substrate-binding protein: MRRIGFFLLLLLLGALIVGCSSTDTDTGAEKEETGEEKPEVVGEETEKETGLSGEITVWAHPFTGDQETEGAMWDEVIASYEEQTGVKVNFEQIPWANRDQKVLTALAANNGPDVFYVIPDQMPQYADAGMLLALDPYLEGFDIDDFVDTALVSTTWKDELYGLPILQEAYTYLYNVDVIKAIGEDPANLPATWEDFEKWAEKAKDKGFYATSFQGGGSMNGTLYPFLWQAGGDVITADNEVLINNEAGVEAFEFINKMYNEGWIPKDSITALEHDALWEGGKMLAVQGSGISVSRMLSQNLFEFVIAPPMKNKEQLTYGTTGMFVAPINTDNPAAAAEFIKVVTDSDNQKKFNTVTQYIPTRESAKDIFGEQKYLAQLADYTQFALPGVIHPEGRTIMPLIQAELQTMMEGKKTPKEAADAAAKAIEGKIGK; encoded by the coding sequence ATGAGAAGAATTGGGTTTTTTCTATTATTACTATTACTTGGAGCTTTAATTGTAGGATGTAGTTCTACTGATACTGACACTGGCGCTGAAAAAGAAGAAACTGGTGAAGAAAAACCAGAAGTGGTGGGAGAAGAAACAGAAAAGGAAACGGGGCTCTCTGGTGAAATAACAGTTTGGGCACATCCATTTACCGGCGATCAAGAAACTGAGGGCGCGATGTGGGATGAAGTCATCGCTTCTTATGAAGAGCAAACAGGTGTGAAAGTAAATTTTGAACAGATTCCATGGGCCAATCGTGATCAAAAAGTACTTACAGCTTTAGCAGCAAACAATGGTCCTGATGTGTTTTACGTAATACCTGATCAGATGCCACAGTACGCTGATGCGGGTATGTTACTAGCGTTAGATCCCTATTTAGAAGGCTTTGATATTGATGATTTTGTAGATACAGCGTTAGTTTCTACAACTTGGAAAGATGAGTTATATGGACTGCCAATCTTACAAGAAGCCTACACATATTTATATAATGTCGATGTAATCAAAGCGATTGGTGAAGATCCTGCAAATTTACCTGCAACTTGGGAAGATTTTGAAAAGTGGGCTGAAAAAGCAAAAGACAAGGGCTTTTATGCAACAAGTTTTCAAGGTGGAGGATCAATGAATGGAACGTTATATCCATTCCTATGGCAAGCTGGCGGAGATGTTATTACGGCAGATAATGAAGTATTAATTAACAATGAAGCAGGAGTGGAAGCATTTGAGTTCATCAATAAAATGTATAACGAGGGCTGGATTCCGAAAGATTCAATTACTGCATTAGAACATGATGCACTATGGGAAGGCGGAAAAATGTTAGCAGTTCAAGGTTCAGGTATTTCAGTAAGTCGTATGTTAAGTCAAAACCTTTTTGAATTCGTTATTGCTCCACCAATGAAAAATAAGGAACAATTAACATATGGAACAACAGGGATGTTTGTAGCGCCAATTAATACGGATAATCCAGCAGCTGCAGCAGAATTTATCAAAGTCGTGACGGATTCGGATAATCAGAAGAAATTTAACACAGTCACACAGTATATCCCTACTAGAGAATCAGCTAAAGATATCTTTGGAGAGCAAAAATATCTTGCACAGCTAGCGGATTATACACAATTTGCATTACCGGGAGTTATCCATCCAGAAGGACGTACAATCATGCCGTTAATACAAGCTGAACTTCAAACGATGATGGAAGGGAAGAAAACACCAAAAGAAGCAGCAGATGCCGCCGCAAAAGCGATTGAAGGTAAGATCGGCAAATAA
- a CDS encoding carbohydrate ABC transporter permease, with protein sequence MSNAVASKKSKLPLGERVKREWNRNAIVYIFLIPVLIHFIIFQIYPFALSFYLTFMDWKVIGDPEFVGLKHWKYFLTDSLAWKAIWNTVKFSAYYIVPTMGLGLILALIINSGVKSAGFFKGIFFLPVVTSFVIIAGIWGWLFRGTEAGMINYLLSFIGIEPQLFLSNSSQALAVLAGLSIFKVAGSTMIYYFAGLQSIDRQLYEAARIDGASSFKIFWTITFPLLKPIHFFVAITTTIGSFQIFDSAYLLTGGGPNYATTTIVYYLYEQGFTSLNLSYAAVLSYVLFFIILVISLIQRKYLGQESNNY encoded by the coding sequence CTGAGTAATGCAGTAGCTTCTAAAAAGAGTAAATTGCCACTGGGAGAAAGAGTGAAGCGTGAGTGGAACCGTAATGCTATCGTATATATCTTTCTCATCCCTGTTTTAATCCATTTCATAATCTTTCAGATATATCCTTTTGCATTGAGCTTTTATTTAACATTTATGGATTGGAAAGTAATTGGTGACCCGGAATTTGTAGGACTTAAACATTGGAAGTACTTCTTGACCGATTCATTGGCGTGGAAAGCTATTTGGAATACGGTTAAATTTTCAGCATATTATATTGTGCCAACGATGGGCTTAGGGTTAATTTTAGCGTTAATTATCAATTCGGGTGTTAAATCAGCAGGATTTTTTAAAGGAATCTTTTTCTTGCCAGTGGTCACTTCATTCGTAATTATTGCCGGGATCTGGGGTTGGTTATTTAGAGGTACAGAGGCGGGAATGATCAACTACTTGCTTAGTTTTATTGGTATCGAACCACAATTGTTTTTATCTAATTCTAGCCAAGCCCTAGCTGTTTTAGCGGGATTGAGTATATTTAAAGTTGCCGGAAGTACGATGATTTATTACTTTGCTGGACTTCAGTCGATTGATCGACAATTGTATGAGGCGGCACGAATTGATGGGGCATCATCATTTAAAATATTTTGGACGATAACATTTCCATTATTAAAGCCCATTCACTTTTTTGTCGCAATAACAACAACAATCGGTTCGTTCCAAATTTTCGATTCAGCTTATTTATTAACAGGTGGAGGTCCGAATTATGCTACGACAACCATTGTATATTATTTGTATGAACAAGGATTTACAAGTCTTAACTTAAGTTATGCAGCTGTACTTTCTTATGTATTATTTTTTATTATCCTAGTTATCTCGCTTATACAGAGAAAATATCTAGGACAAGAATCGAATAATTACTAA
- a CDS encoding carbohydrate ABC transporter permease: protein MLKKMISYIALIVLGFCFLLPFLIMILGSFKDVQYAQLDPLFWIPDHPTMKNYLYIMRDGIFIRWIFNSVIITVIPVASQMIFCAVLGYIFAKKKFPGREIVFWVFMAVIMIPQQLLIIPKFIMFSDFGWINTYWALIVPELWGIMGVFLVRQFLQNIPNDLEEAAYIDGANDIQIFFKVILPLSIPVVATVGTFSFISNWNDLFQPLIYLTQEKMFPVTLGLASMLGKEGNFGIEMAGSTVSFIPTFLIFLFFQRYFTEGIQMSGLK from the coding sequence ATGCTTAAAAAAATGATCTCGTATATAGCGTTAATTGTTTTGGGATTTTGTTTTCTATTGCCGTTTCTTATTATGATTTTAGGATCTTTTAAGGATGTTCAATATGCACAATTAGATCCATTATTCTGGATACCGGACCATCCTACAATGAAAAACTATTTATATATAATGAGAGACGGAATATTTATCAGATGGATTTTCAACTCTGTTATTATTACCGTCATTCCAGTAGCGAGTCAAATGATATTTTGTGCGGTTTTAGGCTATATTTTTGCGAAGAAGAAATTCCCAGGACGAGAAATCGTATTTTGGGTTTTCATGGCAGTTATCATGATTCCGCAGCAACTATTAATTATACCTAAATTCATTATGTTTTCTGATTTCGGTTGGATAAATACTTATTGGGCATTGATTGTTCCGGAGTTATGGGGAATTATGGGTGTATTTTTAGTTAGACAATTTCTACAAAATATACCGAATGATTTGGAAGAAGCTGCATATATTGACGGGGCGAATGATATACAAATATTTTTCAAAGTCATTTTGCCACTTTCGATACCTGTTGTAGCTACAGTGGGAACATTTTCATTTATTTCAAACTGGAATGATTTATTCCAACCACTGATTTACTTAACGCAAGAGAAAATGTTCCCAGTGACGCTTGGTTTAGCTTCAATGCTTGGGAAAGAAGGGAACTTTGGTATTGAAATGGCTGGTTCGACAGTTTCTTTTATACCGACTTTCCTCATATTCCTATTCTTCCAGCGTTACTTTACGGAAGGAATTCAAATGTCAGGATTGAAATAA
- a CDS encoding Gfo/Idh/MocA family oxidoreductase, giving the protein MEDTVCTLKIGIIGLDTSHVLAFTKLLNDPSKRYHVQGGKVVIAFPGGSPNFELSMSRIDGFTRELRDSFDVEIVDSIEEVAHESDAILLESVDGAVHHEQLQKLVAFKKPIFIDKPFSLSSKVAIAMIQLAEGNQTPIMSTSALRYAENLTNVLRNSDRGSVIGADCFGPMELLDKQQGFFWYGIHMIEMLFTILGQGAKSVTTITEKEHDVITGIWKDGRIGTVRGNRKGNAQFGALIHFENGTEYVDINLYQKPYYASLLEQIMDFFHDGISRVPLSETKEVIRFVEAANESSHYRKTIII; this is encoded by the coding sequence GTGGAGGATACCGTTTGTACTTTAAAAATCGGCATTATTGGGCTAGATACATCGCATGTGTTGGCATTTACTAAGTTATTAAATGATCCGAGCAAAAGATACCATGTGCAAGGTGGAAAAGTAGTGATTGCTTTTCCAGGAGGATCACCTAATTTCGAGCTTAGCATGTCCCGGATTGACGGCTTTACCAGAGAACTCAGGGATAGCTTTGATGTTGAAATCGTGGATTCTATTGAGGAAGTTGCGCATGAAAGTGATGCGATTTTGTTGGAATCAGTCGATGGGGCAGTGCATCATGAGCAATTACAAAAGCTTGTTGCGTTTAAAAAACCTATTTTTATCGATAAACCTTTTAGTCTAAGTTCAAAAGTTGCTATCGCCATGATTCAATTAGCTGAGGGCAATCAGACACCCATTATGAGTACATCTGCGCTTCGTTATGCAGAAAATTTAACAAACGTTCTTAGAAATTCGGATAGAGGAAGTGTTATAGGTGCTGATTGTTTTGGACCAATGGAACTACTGGATAAACAACAAGGCTTTTTCTGGTATGGGATTCATATGATAGAGATGCTGTTTACTATTCTAGGTCAAGGCGCAAAGTCGGTAACGACCATAACAGAAAAAGAACATGACGTTATTACAGGCATTTGGAAGGATGGGCGTATAGGAACGGTTAGAGGTAATCGAAAAGGAAATGCTCAGTTTGGCGCATTGATTCACTTTGAGAATGGTACCGAATATGTCGATATTAATTTATACCAAAAACCTTATTACGCTAGTTTATTGGAGCAAATTATGGATTTTTTTCACGATGGAATTTCGAGGGTTCCTTTAAGTGAAACAAAAGAGGTTATCCGTTTCGTTGAGGCGGCTAACGAAAGTAGTCATTATAGAAAAACAATAATTATTTAA